One genomic region from Flagellimonas oceani encodes:
- a CDS encoding lysophospholipid acyltransferase family protein — protein MQLVVYILVYPLLWLISRLPFKVIYFISDGVYVLLYHVIGYRKKVVRNNLALVFPEKSEEERLRIEKKFFRHMCDIFLEMMKTMGMSKKEIQERFTVTNIELLNGLEKKGLNTMLMLPHYASWEWVLSLNLQIISKGYGIYQKVENKYFDKLVRDIRGKYNTELISTRESRKILEAAKERNELLMVGIISDQSPMASRAKYWTDFMGIVVPAHVGGEEICKNNDIIPVYLKVKKLRRGYYQGTFKILTENPTEVPDYGITDAFLRETEKSIREAPEYYFWTHKRWKHRNKVPKEFQQNPTKAENS, from the coding sequence ATGCAGCTGGTAGTTTATATCCTTGTTTATCCTTTGCTCTGGTTGATTTCCAGACTCCCATTTAAAGTCATTTATTTTATTTCTGATGGTGTTTACGTGCTCCTGTACCATGTAATTGGCTATCGCAAAAAAGTGGTCCGCAACAATTTGGCACTTGTCTTCCCCGAAAAATCGGAAGAAGAACGTTTACGGATAGAAAAAAAATTCTTCAGGCACATGTGCGACATCTTCTTGGAAATGATGAAGACCATGGGCATGAGCAAAAAAGAAATCCAGGAGCGGTTTACCGTAACCAATATTGAACTGCTCAACGGCTTGGAAAAAAAGGGCCTCAATACCATGCTGATGCTCCCCCACTATGCCAGTTGGGAATGGGTACTGTCCTTGAACCTTCAAATCATATCCAAAGGATATGGTATTTATCAAAAAGTGGAGAACAAGTATTTTGATAAATTGGTAAGGGACATCCGCGGCAAATACAATACTGAACTGATTTCCACAAGGGAATCCAGAAAAATCCTGGAGGCAGCCAAAGAGAGAAACGAGTTGTTGATGGTGGGCATTATAAGTGACCAATCACCCATGGCAAGCAGGGCCAAATATTGGACCGATTTTATGGGGATAGTGGTTCCGGCCCATGTCGGAGGCGAGGAAATCTGTAAAAACAACGACATAATCCCCGTGTACCTCAAGGTAAAAAAACTACGGAGGGGCTATTACCAGGGCACCTTTAAAATACTTACCGAAAACCCGACCGAAGTTCCTGACTACGGAATTACGGATGCCTTTTTAAGGGAAACGGAAAAGTCCATTCGGGAAGCGCCTGAGTATTACTTTTGGACGCATAAACGATGGAAACACAGGAACAAGGTTCCCAAAGAGTTTCAACAAAACCCCACAAAAGCGGAGAATTCCTAG
- the glmM gene encoding phosphoglucosamine mutase produces the protein MTLIKSISGIRGTIGGHTNDNLTPVDAVKFAAAYGTWLKSYAKKDDLKVVIGRDARLSGEMIQNLVVSTLVGLGIDVIDLGLSTTPTVEIAVPLEKADGGIILTASHNPKQWNALKLLNEKGEFLDAEQGAKILALAEKEDFEFAEVDDLGEIIKNDSYIDIHIDEVLELPLVDAETIKKAGFKVVVDGVNSTGGIAIPKLLEELGVEVVKLYCDPTGHFPHNPEPLKEHLGDICKKVVEEKANFGIVVDPDVDRLAFISNDGQMFGEEYTLVACADYVLSKTKGNTVSNLSSSRALRDITEKHGGTYEAAAVGEVNVVTKMKANNAIIGGEGNGGIIYPESHYGRDALVGTALFLMLMAERGGTVAELRASYPSYFMSKKKIELTPELDVDALLEAMHNKYKDEEVSTIDGVKIDFPENWVHLRKSNTEPIIRIYTEAKSQEEADGLADRIISEIKEVAGI, from the coding sequence ATGACACTGATCAAATCAATTTCTGGAATACGCGGCACTATTGGAGGCCATACAAATGATAATTTAACACCCGTGGATGCGGTTAAATTCGCAGCGGCCTACGGAACTTGGTTAAAATCGTATGCAAAGAAGGATGATTTAAAAGTTGTAATTGGACGTGATGCCCGTTTATCGGGAGAGATGATCCAGAATTTGGTGGTTTCTACCTTGGTAGGTCTAGGAATCGATGTGATCGATTTAGGATTGTCCACTACACCGACCGTGGAAATTGCCGTTCCTTTGGAAAAGGCTGATGGCGGCATCATTTTAACGGCCAGCCATAACCCGAAGCAATGGAACGCCCTTAAATTATTGAATGAAAAAGGAGAGTTCTTGGATGCTGAACAAGGGGCAAAGATTTTGGCCTTGGCTGAGAAAGAGGATTTTGAGTTTGCGGAGGTGGATGACTTGGGGGAAATCATCAAAAACGATTCCTATATCGATATCCACATTGATGAAGTCTTGGAATTGCCCTTGGTGGATGCCGAGACCATTAAAAAAGCTGGATTTAAAGTAGTTGTTGATGGGGTAAACTCCACAGGGGGCATCGCCATTCCCAAATTGCTTGAAGAGTTGGGCGTGGAAGTAGTAAAGCTCTACTGCGACCCAACCGGACATTTTCCACACAACCCGGAACCCTTAAAAGAACATTTGGGTGACATCTGCAAAAAAGTTGTGGAGGAGAAGGCTAATTTTGGTATCGTGGTGGATCCCGATGTGGATCGCTTGGCATTCATAAGCAACGATGGACAAATGTTCGGTGAAGAATATACCTTGGTAGCCTGTGCGGATTATGTGCTGTCCAAAACCAAGGGAAATACGGTTTCCAATCTATCATCTTCCAGAGCTTTGCGCGATATTACCGAAAAACACGGGGGTACCTACGAAGCTGCTGCGGTAGGCGAGGTGAACGTAGTGACCAAAATGAAGGCCAACAACGCTATAATAGGAGGTGAGGGCAACGGAGGAATCATTTATCCAGAAAGTCATTATGGGCGTGATGCCTTGGTGGGCACGGCTTTGTTCTTAATGTTGATGGCCGAGCGCGGAGGTACCGTGGCCGAATTGCGAGCCAGCTACCCGAGCTACTTTATGAGCAAAAAGAAAATTGAATTGACACCGGAATTGGATGTGGATGCGCTGTTGGAAGCCATGCACAACAAATATAAAGATGAGGAAGTATCGACCATTGATGGGGTGAAAATCGATTTCCCCGAAAATTGGGTACACTTGAGAAAATCGAACACAGAACCCATCATCAGAATCTATACCGAAGCAAAATCACAGGAAGAAGCCGATGGATTGGCCGATAGAATCATCAGCGAAATCAAAGAAGTGGCCGGAATCTAG
- a CDS encoding ACP phosphodiesterase: MNFLAHIYLSFDDKEITLGNFFADHIRGNKYKHLPEKIQKGILLHREIDTFTDAHPTVRQSSKRLHKNYSHYSRVIVDIYYDHFLAKNWTDYSDVPLDEYVENFYDLLEDNYDILPMATKRMMPYMMADNWLLNYANLAGIDRVLNGMNRRTKNKSRMNFAILDLEEHYTEFENEFTSFFEELITFSNQKFISLCED; this comes from the coding sequence ATGAACTTCTTAGCGCATATCTACCTATCTTTTGACGATAAGGAAATCACTTTGGGTAATTTCTTTGCCGACCATATCCGTGGCAACAAGTACAAGCACCTTCCGGAAAAAATCCAAAAAGGCATTTTGTTGCATCGTGAAATCGATACGTTTACCGATGCCCACCCCACGGTAAGGCAAAGCAGCAAACGCCTGCACAAAAACTACAGTCATTACAGTCGTGTGATTGTTGACATCTACTATGATCATTTTTTGGCCAAGAATTGGACCGATTATTCAGATGTACCTTTGGATGAATATGTAGAAAACTTCTATGACCTATTGGAGGACAATTACGATATCCTGCCTATGGCCACCAAGCGAATGATGCCCTATATGATGGCCGATAACTGGCTGCTCAATTATGCCAACTTAGCGGGAATCGACCGTGTGCTCAACGGGATGAACCGAAGAACAAAAAATAAGTCCAGAATGAACTTTGCCATTTTGGACCTCGAAGAACACTACACAGAATTTGAAAACGAATTCACTTCATTTTTTGAAGAATTGATAACTTTTTCCAACCAAAAATTTATTTCCCTATGCGAAGACTGA
- the ggt gene encoding gamma-glutamyltransferase, translating into MRRLILLLPLIFFINCKEKPAAPTGLVAEKAMVVSARKEASQLAVDIMKKGGNAFDAMVATELTLVIAYPFAGSVGGGGFMVYRKSNGEVGGIDYREKAPLAAHKDMYLDSLGNVIPGLSTSGGTAVGVPGTVAGVLEVHKKFGKLHLKDIIEPIIALANKGIVVTEKQAKRLEGYREQFIEANGDSTKFAGPFATGDTIKYPTYAETLQKIMEKGRDGFYKGEVAQKLAAFVQENGGLITEEDLAKYEAVWRDPIVFDYKDIKIISMSPPSSGGVTINQIFKMMEPYDVAEFGHNSTKTIQLFTEASRRAYADRNFYLGDPDFVDIPYNVLLSDEYLQDRMDNFSFDKATLSSEVSHGEVEIIESAQTTHFSIVDAEGNAVSVTSTLNGGYGSKLFCEELGIFLNNEMDDFSAKPGVPNMFGLIGAKANSIEPEKRMLSSMTPTIVEKDGKLYMVVGTPGGSTIITAVAQTILNVYEFNLSMQEAVNAPRFHHQWLPDMVIFEPEGFSEELIEELKSKGYIINEERTPIIGKVDAIRVLPDGKLEGGADKRGDDTAVGY; encoded by the coding sequence ATGCGAAGACTGATACTTCTCCTCCCCTTGATTTTTTTCATCAACTGTAAAGAAAAACCTGCCGCACCTACCGGATTGGTCGCCGAAAAGGCTATGGTCGTCTCTGCCCGAAAAGAAGCATCGCAACTGGCGGTGGACATTATGAAAAAAGGCGGGAATGCCTTTGATGCCATGGTCGCAACAGAGTTGACATTGGTTATTGCCTACCCTTTTGCAGGTAGTGTCGGCGGTGGCGGGTTTATGGTCTACCGAAAAAGCAACGGCGAGGTCGGCGGAATCGATTATCGCGAAAAAGCACCACTTGCCGCACACAAGGACATGTATTTGGACTCCTTGGGCAATGTTATCCCAGGGTTGAGCACTTCGGGCGGAACAGCTGTCGGGGTTCCCGGAACCGTTGCCGGCGTTCTGGAAGTACACAAAAAATTCGGAAAACTACATTTGAAAGATATTATTGAGCCCATTATCGCACTTGCAAACAAAGGTATTGTTGTCACAGAAAAGCAAGCCAAGCGATTGGAAGGTTATAGGGAACAATTTATCGAAGCTAATGGTGACAGTACCAAATTTGCCGGCCCATTTGCTACGGGTGACACCATAAAATATCCAACTTACGCCGAAACCCTACAGAAAATCATGGAAAAAGGGCGCGATGGATTCTACAAGGGCGAAGTTGCACAAAAACTGGCGGCGTTTGTGCAGGAAAACGGCGGTCTCATCACTGAGGAAGATTTGGCAAAATACGAAGCCGTTTGGAGAGACCCCATTGTTTTTGATTACAAGGACATCAAAATTATTTCCATGAGTCCGCCCAGCAGCGGTGGGGTCACCATCAACCAAATATTTAAGATGATGGAACCCTATGATGTTGCTGAATTTGGTCATAACTCGACCAAGACCATCCAATTGTTCACCGAAGCTTCCCGAAGAGCCTACGCCGACAGGAACTTTTATCTGGGAGACCCGGATTTTGTGGACATACCTTACAATGTTCTTTTGAGTGATGAGTACCTGCAAGATAGAATGGATAATTTCTCATTTGATAAGGCAACGTTGTCATCAGAAGTAAGCCATGGCGAAGTGGAAATCATTGAAAGTGCACAGACCACACACTTCTCCATAGTTGATGCGGAGGGCAATGCCGTTTCTGTAACGTCTACCTTAAATGGCGGTTATGGCTCCAAGCTGTTTTGCGAGGAGTTGGGCATCTTTTTGAACAACGAAATGGACGATTTTAGTGCCAAGCCCGGAGTCCCGAACATGTTTGGGCTTATCGGTGCCAAGGCAAATAGTATTGAACCCGAAAAAAGAATGCTCAGCAGCATGACTCCAACAATTGTTGAAAAAGACGGGAAATTATATATGGTCGTGGGTACTCCCGGTGGATCTACCATCATTACCGCAGTGGCACAGACCATTCTTAATGTATATGAGTTCAATTTGAGCATGCAGGAAGCCGTAAATGCACCTCGCTTCCATCACCAATGGTTGCCCGATATGGTCATTTTTGAACCAGAAGGATTCTCCGAGGAACTAATTGAAGAATTAAAATCCAAAGGATATATCATCAACGAAGAACGCACGCCCATTATCGGAAAAGTGGATGCCATTCGTGTGCTGCCCGATGGAAAATTGGAAGGAGGCGCCGACAAAAGAGGCGACGATACTGCTGTAGGCTATTAA
- a CDS encoding ATP-grasp domain-containing protein, producing MKLDIVVLTDRRYVAPEKKTPYIENVLQEDQLVLDALENQGLKAVRKAWDDPDFDWSTTKYALFRTTWDYFDRYAEFSKWLQKTSEQTQFINSKKLIYWNIDKHYLQDISKAGITIPKTTFIEKGTVITLNQTIERAKSEYGFTSDTYTLKPCVSGAARHTYKIEENAIADYENIFQQLVKEEAMMLQEFQHNIVSEGEISMMVFNGEFTHAVLKIAKSGDFRVQDDFGGTVHPYSPSAEQIVFAKNVVHATPELPVYARVDIFKDNNGNWALAELEIFEPELWFRLNPEASVTLAKAIKETRTFNQS from the coding sequence ATGAAGTTAGATATAGTTGTTTTAACGGACCGCCGTTATGTGGCTCCAGAAAAGAAAACTCCATACATTGAAAATGTGCTCCAAGAAGACCAACTGGTTCTGGACGCCTTGGAAAACCAAGGGTTAAAAGCAGTAAGAAAAGCTTGGGACGACCCTGATTTTGATTGGTCGACGACCAAATATGCCCTGTTCCGGACCACTTGGGACTATTTTGATCGGTATGCGGAGTTTTCCAAATGGCTGCAAAAAACATCCGAACAAACACAATTTATCAATTCCAAAAAGCTTATTTATTGGAACATCGATAAACATTATTTACAGGATATATCAAAAGCAGGAATAACCATACCTAAAACAACTTTTATTGAAAAAGGCACGGTCATTACACTGAACCAGACCATTGAAAGAGCAAAATCGGAATATGGTTTTACCTCAGATACCTATACTTTGAAACCCTGTGTTTCCGGGGCGGCCCGCCACACCTACAAAATAGAAGAGAATGCAATCGCCGATTACGAGAACATCTTTCAGCAATTGGTAAAAGAAGAGGCTATGATGCTTCAGGAATTTCAGCACAACATTGTCTCGGAAGGGGAAATTTCCATGATGGTTTTCAATGGCGAGTTCACCCATGCCGTCTTGAAAATTGCAAAATCCGGGGATTTTAGGGTCCAAGATGATTTTGGGGGAACCGTTCACCCCTACTCGCCGAGTGCCGAACAAATCGTATTCGCCAAAAATGTAGTGCATGCCACTCCTGAATTGCCCGTTTATGCCAGAGTGGATATCTTTAAGGACAATAATGGCAATTGGGCCTTGGCCGAGCTGGAGATTTTTGAACCCGAACTGTGGTTCCGCCTTAACCCCGAGGCCTCGGTTACCTTGGCAAAGGCCATCAAAGAGACACGTACATTTAATCAGTCCTAA
- a CDS encoding SMP-30/gluconolactonase/LRE family protein, whose product MKKLTFLILSITIGCFAQKNTTGNLVALDDTFYNYIDKNAKVEVLAEGFIWSEGPVWVKEGEFLLFSDAPQNTIFKWKEREGLSEFLKPSGYTGILPYSREPGSNGLIINNDGELVACEHGDRRISRMPLSQGGKITVADTWQGKRFHSPNDIVQASNGTYYFTDPPYGLPEGENSETREIEAFGVYKIDTDGKVDMVVGNLNRPNGVALSPDEKNLYVNQSDPNAPYIMAYNVQEDGSLDEGRIFFDASELQKEGLKGSLDGLKVAQDGTIFSTGPSGVLVITPEGKLLGRIETGQRTANCTWGEDGSVLYMTAHNYLMRIQTKTKGSGF is encoded by the coding sequence ATGAAAAAATTAACTTTCCTAATATTGAGCATCACCATTGGTTGTTTTGCCCAAAAAAACACCACGGGCAATCTGGTAGCGCTGGATGATACATTCTACAATTATATTGATAAAAATGCAAAAGTCGAGGTATTGGCCGAAGGGTTTATATGGTCCGAAGGGCCTGTTTGGGTGAAGGAAGGTGAATTTCTTCTGTTTTCCGATGCCCCACAAAACACGATCTTTAAATGGAAGGAACGTGAAGGGCTTTCTGAATTTTTAAAACCCTCGGGATACACAGGCATTTTGCCGTACAGTCGTGAACCGGGCAGCAATGGACTTATTATAAATAATGATGGGGAACTGGTCGCCTGCGAGCATGGCGACCGAAGAATATCACGTATGCCACTGTCGCAAGGTGGAAAAATAACGGTGGCCGATACGTGGCAAGGCAAACGCTTCCATAGCCCCAATGATATTGTACAAGCTTCGAATGGAACCTATTATTTTACTGACCCGCCTTATGGGCTGCCGGAAGGGGAAAATTCAGAAACGCGTGAAATTGAGGCTTTTGGTGTCTATAAAATTGATACGGATGGAAAGGTGGATATGGTGGTAGGCAATCTTAACCGTCCCAATGGCGTAGCGCTATCCCCTGATGAAAAAAACCTTTATGTAAACCAATCGGACCCCAATGCTCCTTATATTATGGCCTATAACGTTCAAGAAGATGGTTCTCTGGATGAAGGACGCATATTTTTTGATGCTTCTGAACTGCAAAAAGAGGGGTTAAAAGGTTCGTTGGACGGACTTAAGGTAGCGCAAGATGGGACGATTTTCTCCACAGGGCCGAGCGGAGTTTTGGTCATCACCCCCGAAGGAAAACTTTTGGGACGTATAGAGACCGGACAGCGGACCGCCAATTGCACATGGGGCGAAGATGGCTCGGTACTTTATATGACCGCGCACAACTACTTGATGAGAATTCAAACCAAAACCAAAGGGAGCGGCTTTTAG
- a CDS encoding XRE family transcriptional regulator, which produces MENEIILKRFTDIRRELGYTQTEFAKLLGVKNTTADIERGRTKLSGKVVSELLRQFKINPLWLFGESDQKHLDTSKTSVIPKVVTVDNSENDNMVMVNSKAAAGYPQNISDTSWYRQLPAFDMPIPEFRNATYRGFQVEGDSMLPNLRPNDWVLARAIEHIDHVSPNKMYVVVLQDSVMVKKIERKPNSNNITLISLNETYPPYEIKPYQIQEIWEVSSKLTFNVDATTETGLLKQLQESMEELKRQIAK; this is translated from the coding sequence ATGGAAAATGAAATAATCCTAAAACGATTTACCGATATCCGCAGGGAACTTGGCTATACCCAAACCGAGTTCGCTAAATTATTGGGCGTAAAGAATACCACGGCCGATATTGAGCGGGGAAGGACCAAACTCTCCGGGAAGGTGGTTTCGGAGCTCTTGCGACAATTCAAAATAAACCCATTATGGTTGTTTGGTGAAAGCGATCAAAAACATTTGGACACTTCAAAAACCAGTGTTATTCCAAAAGTCGTTACCGTTGACAATTCCGAAAACGATAATATGGTGATGGTGAACTCCAAAGCGGCTGCGGGATATCCACAGAACATCTCCGACACCAGTTGGTACCGACAATTGCCCGCTTTTGATATGCCGATTCCAGAATTCAGGAATGCAACATATCGTGGTTTTCAGGTTGAAGGCGACAGTATGCTGCCCAATTTAAGGCCGAATGATTGGGTTTTGGCCCGAGCCATTGAGCATATTGACCATGTAAGTCCGAATAAAATGTATGTGGTAGTGCTGCAAGATTCGGTGATGGTGAAGAAAATTGAGCGCAAGCCCAATTCCAACAATATCACCTTGATTTCTTTGAACGAGACGTATCCGCCCTACGAAATCAAACCCTATCAAATCCAAGAAATTTGGGAGGTTAGTAGCAAACTCACCTTCAATGTGGATGCCACCACCGAAACAGGCCTGCTGAAACAGCTTCAGGAATCCATGGAGGAGTTGAAAAGGCAGATTGCCAAATAA
- a CDS encoding putative DNA modification/repair radical SAM protein: MNFDRIREKLNILADAAKYDVSCASSGSTRTNQNKGLGNASKMGICHTYTADGRCVSLLKILLTNHCIFDCAYCVTRKSNDVPRAAFKVQEVVDLTINFYRRNYIEGLFLSSGIFKSPDHTMERLVSVAKKLREEENFNGYIHLKSIPGASDELMYEAGLYADRLSVNIEVPTISGLKLLAPDKKHEDFTKPMEKVKNEIVRYQSEHKVIKNIPKYAPAGQSTQMIVGASGESDKDIMYSATYYYKTYNMKRVYYSGYVPVTHDARLPAIGSQVPMLRENRLYQTDWLLRFYGFSVGEILNNQHPNLDMDVDPKLSWALRNLHHFPVNVNTADKRLLARIPGVGMQSVDKIVKARKFRKLNWDHLKKIGVALNRAQYFMVCESRLWERRDLDADKIKGMILQNSTGKFRNQYSTQLSLFN; encoded by the coding sequence ATGAATTTTGATAGGATACGCGAAAAACTGAACATATTGGCCGATGCTGCCAAATACGATGTCTCCTGTGCCAGTAGCGGAAGTACCAGAACCAATCAGAACAAAGGTTTGGGCAATGCCTCCAAAATGGGAATTTGCCATACCTATACGGCGGATGGCCGATGTGTGTCCCTGTTGAAAATCCTGTTGACCAACCATTGCATTTTTGATTGCGCCTATTGCGTTACGCGAAAAAGCAACGATGTGCCCAGGGCGGCCTTCAAAGTTCAGGAGGTGGTCGACCTTACCATCAATTTTTATCGCAGAAATTATATTGAGGGGCTCTTTTTGAGCTCTGGAATATTCAAAAGTCCCGACCACACGATGGAACGTTTGGTATCCGTGGCCAAAAAACTGCGGGAAGAAGAGAATTTCAATGGCTATATCCATCTGAAATCAATTCCCGGGGCAAGCGATGAATTGATGTATGAAGCCGGTCTCTATGCCGACCGCCTTTCCGTAAATATTGAAGTGCCCACGATATCCGGTCTAAAATTGTTGGCGCCGGACAAAAAGCACGAAGACTTTACCAAACCAATGGAAAAGGTGAAAAATGAAATTGTAAGATACCAGTCGGAGCACAAAGTCATTAAAAACATTCCTAAATATGCGCCTGCGGGGCAAAGCACACAAATGATCGTGGGCGCTTCTGGGGAGTCGGATAAGGACATTATGTATTCGGCCACCTATTATTACAAAACATACAATATGAAACGGGTTTACTATTCTGGCTACGTGCCCGTCACCCATGATGCACGTTTGCCAGCCATAGGCTCCCAAGTACCCATGTTGCGCGAGAACCGATTGTACCAAACTGATTGGTTGTTGCGGTTTTACGGGTTTTCGGTAGGGGAAATCTTGAACAACCAGCATCCCAATTTGGATATGGACGTGGACCCGAAGCTTTCGTGGGCCTTGCGGAACCTGCATCATTTTCCTGTGAACGTGAATACGGCGGACAAGCGTCTTTTGGCCAGAATCCCGGGGGTTGGAATGCAGTCGGTCGACAAAATCGTAAAAGCTAGAAAATTTCGAAAATTGAACTGGGACCATCTCAAAAAAATCGGAGTGGCCCTCAACCGTGCCCAATATTTTATGGTATGCGAATCCCGTCTTTGGGAACGTCGTGACTTGGATGCGGATAAGATTAAAGGAATGATTCTGCAAAATTCCACTGGAAAGTTTCGGAATCAGTACAGTACGCAGTTGTCATTGTTCAATTAA
- a CDS encoding TIGR03915 family putative DNA repair protein, with product MNATTTLVYDGSFNGFLTSVFVAFDEKINVADIQKNNQSQNGLFSETETVFTHVEKAKRVWNGIRNKSHNAISNVYFAFLSETEGVEMMLYTYIQKLMRTQNGKYLDYSDSTVLHIAQLAKKVGREKHRMEAFVRFQLTKDEIYFANIEPDFDVLPLISKHFRDRYADQKWLIYDVKRKYGIYYDLDHVEMVSLNLKDIHHNKTVKSDAFAPEEYEYQTLWNDYFKSTNIASRINPKLHTQHVPKRYWKYLSEKKEAV from the coding sequence ATGAATGCTACAACAACCTTAGTTTATGACGGAAGTTTTAATGGATTTCTGACCTCCGTCTTCGTCGCCTTTGATGAGAAAATCAATGTGGCCGACATCCAAAAGAACAATCAATCCCAAAATGGATTGTTTTCTGAGACCGAAACCGTGTTTACGCACGTGGAAAAGGCCAAACGGGTTTGGAACGGTATCCGCAACAAGAGCCACAATGCCATTTCCAATGTGTACTTTGCTTTTTTGAGCGAGACAGAGGGTGTGGAAATGATGCTCTATACCTACATTCAAAAGCTAATGAGGACGCAAAACGGCAAGTATTTGGACTATTCGGACAGTACAGTGCTGCATATTGCCCAATTGGCAAAAAAAGTGGGTCGCGAAAAACATCGTATGGAAGCCTTTGTACGCTTTCAGTTGACCAAGGATGAAATTTACTTTGCCAATATTGAACCTGATTTTGATGTTTTACCATTGATCTCCAAGCATTTTCGTGACCGCTATGCGGATCAAAAATGGTTGATTTATGACGTAAAGCGCAAATATGGCATTTATTACGATTTGGACCACGTGGAAATGGTTTCCCTCAACCTGAAAGACATCCATCATAACAAAACGGTAAAAAGTGATGCGTTTGCTCCTGAGGAATACGAATACCAGACGCTGTGGAACGATTATTTTAAAAGCACCAACATTGCTTCGCGCATCAACCCAAAGCTTCATACGCAGCATGTACCCAAACGGTATTGGAAGTATTTGAGTGAGAAAAAGGAGGCGGTTTAA
- a CDS encoding nucleoside hydrolase has translation MNPKFLLQRILPCFMFFLGLAFGLGQTQQVIVDADTGNEVDDFYALALILADSSTEVSALNAAHWQTSHWAVNRTMENSHRLNQQLLGEMGLQVKTLRGAQARMYDWGDRAQHSAAAYNIIAQAKQNKEVTVLVLGALTNVASAVFISPEIAENLKIYWLGTTIDFDTNVLKRNDFNALMDPFALDYLLDSKVDMNIMPINVAVDMEIGYEELSQAIGNTKLGNFLIKRWDDHLDGARKSRVLWDLALVSVFLNPEFGKTTIVQTSRDSGNRRVTYYSAIDANAIYQDFYKVLSAFEKR, from the coding sequence ATGAATCCTAAGTTTTTGTTACAGCGCATTTTGCCGTGTTTTATGTTCTTCCTCGGTCTTGCCTTTGGTTTGGGGCAGACTCAACAAGTAATTGTTGATGCCGACACAGGGAACGAGGTGGATGATTTTTATGCCCTGGCACTTATTTTGGCGGACTCCAGCACCGAGGTGTCAGCTTTGAATGCCGCACATTGGCAAACCAGCCATTGGGCAGTAAATCGGACCATGGAAAACAGTCACCGCCTAAACCAACAACTATTGGGTGAGATGGGATTGCAGGTAAAAACCCTTCGGGGCGCGCAAGCCCGCATGTACGATTGGGGGGATAGGGCACAACACTCTGCGGCGGCCTACAACATTATAGCACAAGCCAAACAAAACAAGGAAGTAACGGTTTTGGTCCTGGGCGCGTTGACCAATGTGGCATCCGCTGTTTTTATAAGCCCGGAAATTGCTGAAAACCTTAAAATATACTGGTTGGGAACCACCATTGATTTTGACACCAACGTGCTCAAAAGAAATGACTTCAATGCTTTGATGGATCCATTTGCACTGGATTATTTGTTGGACTCCAAGGTAGATATGAACATAATGCCCATAAACGTGGCCGTTGATATGGAAATTGGATATGAAGAGCTTTCTCAGGCCATTGGAAACACAAAACTTGGCAATTTTTTGATCAAACGCTGGGATGACCATTTGGATGGTGCCCGAAAAAGCAGGGTTTTGTGGGATTTGGCGTTGGTATCTGTGTTTTTAAACCCTGAATTCGGCAAAACCACCATCGTGCAAACATCTCGGGATAGTGGAAATCGTAGAGTTACATACTACAGTGCCATTGATGCGAACGCGATTTACCAAGATTTTTACAAGGTGTTGTCGGCTTTTGAAAAACGGTAG